Proteins co-encoded in one Papaver somniferum cultivar HN1 chromosome 5, ASM357369v1, whole genome shotgun sequence genomic window:
- the LOC113279744 gene encoding uncharacterized protein LOC113279744 produces MNELKGNEIFFMPQCLILGIFWMTSVWLLMSLFSYLKKMGNVLEKQLKSRSLEGLHFKQYLLLFPFLKGSGSPDEESDSRRGSEFHEQQANCGGYSDKVEEVDIQKQINL; encoded by the exons ATGAATGAATTGAAAGGCAATGAGATCTTCTTTATGCCCCAATGCCTGATCTTGGGAATCTTTTGGATGACCAGTGTCTGGCTCCTAATGAGTCTGTTCAGTTATCTGAAGAAAATGGGAAATGTGCTCGAGAAG CAACTGAAGAGCAGAAGCTTAGAAGGCTTGCACTTCAAGCAATATTTGTTGCTGTTTCCTTTTCTTAAAGGTTCCGGGTCACCAGACGAGGAGAGTGATTCCAGAAGGGGGTCCGAGTTCCACGAGCAACAAGCTAATTGTGGTGGATATTCTGACAAG GTGGAGGAGGTTGACATTCAGAAACAGATTAATTTGTAG